The stretch of DNA ggcactcgggtgactggtcgtcggggcatctgcccgggccgtcatcgtcgagggGTCCGAGGACTCCTTGACCCCCAACGGGGAGTATCGGGGACGGGTGGGCGAGGGCCGACTTGGGAGCGTCGGCCGTCGCCCTAAAACCTCCCTCGACAGAGAGGGGAGGTCCCCGCGGAGTGGTGGTCTGCCACACTCCGCGGGTGGGGATTAGGGCCCGAAAGGGCAGCGCACCGGCGCTAGGGACGTATACCGGGCATCGTGGGGCGCGAACGAAGTGCCGTTTGGCCGATCTCGCGCCCCATACAGCCAGGGTTGGCAGACGGAGGTAGGTTTAGTGAGTatgagtctcacactcccctcgcaccccgcccaaggggagcgagggggcccatgacgggttcctcctccgaaaaaaaaaaaaaaaaaaaaaaaaaaaaggttaggttcCCCTCAGGGGCCTGCTACGGTGTAGCAGGTACGGGAATTGACGTTCCCGGGGGCACCCGAGTCACGGTATGAGTGTATGAATGAATGGGCCCCGGTCGGCCCGCTGTGGATATTCCCCGCAGACTAGCCAAGGGGGGAGTAGTAGGCCCCCCGACCGTGCCGCTCGTTGCCGGCCAGGTACCAGGCCTCTTCTCCCCGGGGCGTCGGGCAGTGCGCCCGACGTCGCGGGGCGAATGCGGAACGTGGGAGCCCGCTGGTTCGACCGCCGGGGGCTTGCCCCTGGCGATCGGCCCGGCGGGGGCGCCCTGTGGTGGGGCGCCGTCGGCGGCGGGCGGAGGATCGGAGCCAATGCGGGGGTTGAAGCGTCGGTGCCGGGCGGGGGAGCGGGGGAGCACTCGGCCAGTGTCTCCCCGTAACCGCGTGGCTGTCAGGCGGTGGTGAGTGCACTGGAGCCGTCCGGGCCGGGGCCGTGTAGGACCCCGTTCGGATCGGGGCCTGCGCGGCGTCGCCGGACGTAAAGCCCCAAAATTTTGTGTCGGGGGCCGGCTTCACCGGTAACCCCACCCTCTTTCGGCTTTCGGTGGGACTAGGGTTGGCCACCCGAAAACCGCCTCTCGGCTGTCCCACACTTCATTAGGGAAAATTTACCGGGGGAAGGTTCCCCACTGCGGTGGGGACGCCATGATGGCCGAACCCGAAGAATTTAGTACTGCAATATGGATAATGCTTCTTCATTTTCGGGGAAAACGGGGGGGAAGACGGGCGCGGAGGCGCCGGAGGGCGTGGACGAGGAGGCGTGGGAGTCGCCTCGAGAGGTGGTGGTGGTGTCGGACGTTGAGGAGGGGGTCTCGCTGAGGGCCATTTTGGACCCGGCGgcggcctcctcctccgcggCCGACGGTAGCCGCGGGGGCACGCGACGACCGCGGACCCGCCAAATGGCGAGGAGGGGGGGATCGAGCGCTCGATCGGGCAGTCGGGCTGGTCGGGTCAGCCGGGATAGTTCCCGGGACTCGGCTGCCTCGACGACGTGCGACGTGGCGTCCCTTCCGGGGGACGTCGACACCGACGCGTCGGCGAGCGAGACGGGGAGGAAGCGCAAGCGCGGGAGGCCCCCTACCACCGGGGAGTACGTCGGCCTGGCGGAGGCCAAGCGCGCCGCCAGGGAGGAGGAGCGGCTGTCGAGGGAGTGGGAGCGGGAGAAGGAAGTCCTCGCCTCCATTCCCTCGCCAGCCGACAAGAGGGAGCGCGAATCCTGGGAAGTCCAGGTGGAGCGCTTTCGGGAGTGCCCGTCACCCGACATCACCGCTCGGGTGATGGAGCACCTCGAAACCGTCGTGAAGGTCGCGAAGAACTCGGGCCACCTTCAGGGCCCCTATGTCAGGGCCCTGAAGGAGGCCGCGGCGGGCATCAGGGCGGCACTCACCGTCACTGCTGAGAGGAGGGGCGCCGGAGCCCCTTCTCTCAGCACGGAGAACGCCGCCCTGAGGGGGGAGGTGGAGTCCCTCAAGTCGCAGGTGCGCGAACTGAGGGACACCATCTCCCTCATGGGACGAGCGACCGCGGGGGACGGGGGGGAGAGCCAGCGGGTGGCTGACTCCCCCGTCCTGCGCGTCAGGGGGCGGAGGCTGGAGACTCCGCCGAGGAGCCCGGCGACGTCGGAGGCAGGACTCCGGACCGAGACCACCCCGCAGAAGGGGGGAGGTCCTCCCGCCGAAAGGGAGGACCCCCTGGTCGCCATGGAGGCCAGAATTATGGCCTCCATGGGGACCATGGTCTCGCGGATCGTCGCGGAGGCGGTGGCGCCCCTGGTTAGGCGcggcgcgagagagggagCTGAGCCGTCTCCCCAAGCAGGACCGGAGGAACCAGGCAACGGCGGGAcggcgaagaagaagaagaagggcaAGAAGGGGGGTGGTGGGGCGAGCGGAGCCCCGCCCGCCCTTAACCCCCCTCCGGCAGAGCAGCGGCCCAGTTCGGCGGTGGCCGGCCCGGCCAGCCGGGTTCCAGCCAGCGAGGAGGAGCAGCCGTGGTCGAAGGTGGTGGGCAGGAGGGCCGCGAGGCCAACCGCCCAGCCACCGGCCCCCGCGGGTAAGGGCAAACCCGTGCCGGGCAAACCCGCCCCAGGTAGGGGGGCCAGCGGGGGGGGCAAACCCGTGACGGGCAAACCCTCCCCGCCCGGCGGTCGACCCGGCGCGAAGGGGCCGAAGCCCCCTAAGTCGCCCAAGACGGCGGCCGTCGTCATCACGGCAGCCGACGGCGACTACAAGGGGGCCGTGGAGAAGGCGCAGAAGGGCGTGGACATCGACGCCCTGGggatcgccgcgccgcgagtgaGGAGGGCCCTGACGGGGGCCCTCATTACGAGATCCCGGGCCGGAGTCCGCCACCAAGGCGGACGAGCTGGCCTCCCGCTTAGAGAAGGTTTTTGAGGGGTCGGGTGTAAGGGTCACCCGACCCCTCAAGAAGGCGGAGTTGCGCGTCCGGCGACTGGACGACGCGGCTACGGAGGAGTCGGTGTCTCGGGCGGTCGCAGCCGCGGGAGGCTGCGACCCCCGGACATCGAGTGGGCCGATCCAGAGGTCCCCGGACGGTCTGGGGACCTCTTGGAT from Ooceraea biroi isolate clonal line C1 unplaced genomic scaffold, Obir_v5.4 UnassembledTig42, whole genome shotgun sequence encodes:
- the LOC113563511 gene encoding actin cytoskeleton-regulatory complex protein PAN1-like, which encodes MDNASSFSGKTGGKTGAEAPEGVDEEAWESPREVVVVSDVEEGVSLRAILDPAAASSSAADGSRGGTRRPRTRQMARRGGSSARSGSRAGRVSRDSSRDSAASTTCDVASLPGDVDTDASASETGRKRKRGRPPTTGEYVGLAEAKRAAREEERLSREWEREKEVLASIPSPADKRERESWEVQVERFRECPSPDITARVMEHLETVVKVAKNSGHLQGPYVRALKEAAAGIRAALTVTAERRGAGAPSLSTENAALRGEVESLKSQVRELRDTISLMGRATAGDGGESQRVADSPVLRVRGRRLETPPRSPATSEAGLRTETTPQKGGGPPAEREDPLVAMEARIMASMGTMVSRIVAEAVAPLVRRGAREGAEPSPQAGPEEPGNGGTAKKKKKGKKGGGGASGAPPALNPPPAEQRPSSAVAGPASRVPASEEEQPWSKVVGRRAARPTAQPPAPAGKGKPVPGKPAPGRGASGGGKPVTGKPSPPGGRPGAKGPKPPKSPKTAAVVITAADGDYKGAVEKAQKGVDIDALGIAAPRSATKADELASRLEKVFEGSGVRVTRPLKKAELRVRRLDDAATEESVSRAVAAAGGCDPRTSSGPIQRSPDGLGTSWIRLPAQAGGKVADLGRIRVGWAWAPITVLEPRPLMCYRCLAKGHVQATCPSREDRRDLCYRCGAAGHRARGCAADPKCPLCTGLGRRADHRLGSAACAPPSKGGKSGVQRGSETAAQGGARPTEAAPRPQRVTSPAPRQAAPSAGAALEPTPADGDKGGPAPPREEEPKPRRVTRSMGKKKAEEDDDGARGLEEPAMDVE